The genomic window taattgtacttacagtagacgcctatatttttgactataatattgcatgtaacttttttggtattgcaatataattaaaatccttttcaccacttaaagtcctatattttgtctatatgtgggcaaattttcagccaaatcaattatgacgtattttgggaatggagaaaaatgtaaaaaacggtattttaacgttttctacactataaaatttgatcaaaagcttgttttaaaTCAAagaaacttgttataatgccatataatgacattttgagtcccttctattaaaatattatgttttccattgatactttacgatagaaaatgcaaatttgtataaataaacaccaaatcactgtaaaatcgcaaaaaataacaatttgagaaaaaaagaagaagaagattttttgaccttaaatatcttatttttacgtcccgcagaagctatatacaaattttcagacaaatcggaggtccaaaattttttttgctccaaaattgagtgatttgaaatggaatgacccaaatataaaataaaattatttttaagtaaaatctGAACATATTTCTCTGTAGTTTCTACATTGTCACCTTCCTGTATTTTGAAAAtcatgtacagtcggaaaaatgaaagaatacccatgaacgaacatataaaacacgctgtatttttctgtcaccttgtcacaaagaaaattgtccagtgcaagtacatgtaataataattattacatgtacttgcgctggccaattttttgtgtgacacagtgacaggaaaatacagtgtgttttatatgttcgtgcatgggtattctttcatttttcctactgtattttgAAATCGTTTGTTTGTTAGGAAATATTGCAATTGGTTTTCAATTTTGTATTGTTCgtctttataataattatatcaACCAATTTAAAAGAGTAAGAAACCATAAATTAGAATTAAAATTTCGTGTAATTAAGACTATTATATAAGACTGTTCAAATGTCAAATTGGTATTACTTTGTCATCGTCAAACTAATTCAGACCTTTTAGAAACAATCCCAACAAATTACGGAAGCCTTAGCATCTACAACTGAAAATACTAGCAAAGCATTTGCTAGTATTAAAACTGCATTACCAGATCCTACCAAACTTGAGGTAATAttgtggaaataaaattatataacattttttttaagcaTCTCAATTTTAGGAGCAATCCAAAAAAGTTAGTGAGGCTCTAGTAGATATTGCGGAAAAGTCTACTAAGGCTTTTGACACTATTTACAGTACTATACCGGATCCAAAAACAATACAGGTATAGCCTTCCTATAATAAATTATAAGAAATCACTTACTAGTAATTCCTAATTTTAGGATTCTTCTAAAAAAATAACAGAAGCAATAAGTACTGTAGCTGAGGAATCTTTAACTGCATTTAAAAGTATTGAGAGTTCTTTACCGGATCCCCTAAAATTACAGGTATATTTGGAAATAATATTTCATGTGTATTAAGAATACTAGTACTTCTCTAGAACATTTTTGCAACTGTAGTATGAATTATGGTAAAACAGTATTGTTTTTTAATCAATGACATATTTCAgttgcaaaaatgttttaaaaacaaaataaacacacAAAATTTCAGGAAAAAACTAAAGAAATTACAAGCGCTTTAACTAAATCTGCTGAAATCTCTAGCAAAGCATTAGAAAGTATTATAAGTACCGTACCAGATCCTCAAGTTCTTCAGGTAATGGcaaattgttttgttttattttaaatactctcTGAATTCCTCTCATATTATAGGACAAGTCAAAGCAAATTGCAGACTCAATTACAGATTTAGCAGAAAATTCTAATAAAGCCTTAGAAGGAATTCACAAAGCTCTACCAGATCCCTTACAAATACAGGTAAAAGTTCTTAGtacaaaatatttacttataaataaaaaattttaaaaatattgtagtCGAAATCTAAAGAAATAACCGAGCTTTTAACAAATGCAGCTGACAGTACTCTCAAGGCATTTAGTACTATTGAGAGTGGGATTCCCGATTCAATAAACATACAGGTAGTTATTAAATATTATACGAACGGACTAAAGTAATGGTTTTACCAAAATTTTAGGCAGGTAccaaaaaaattacagaaatgCTACAAGATGTAGAAAAAAATTCAACTAAAGCGTTAGAAGATATTAAAACGGTACTACCAGATCCAGTAAAAATACAGGTATATCACTTGTCAACCAATTTTTTGATTGATTCTAAACTTACACATTCTTTAGAATGAAACTCAGCTGATCACTAAGGCACTAGCCGACACGGTACAAAAGTCGAATGAAGCATTTGAAAGCATCCAAAAAGCGGTACCCGGTGTACTGGAAATACAGGTATATTTATGTACATGGATTTTACATCTATTTAAAAGTTATCAACGTTTATATTTTAGAACAAGTCGACTAAGATTACGGATGCATTGACAGAAGCTAATGATAAATTCACTAAAGTATTTGATAATATTGAAAGTGTATTACCGAATACTTTACAAATAGAGGTAAAATTTTAACGTTAGTCATCTAGGgagtatttatttttgagaacCATAATTTTAGAACAAATCCAAAGAGATTTCTGATGCCCTAGCTAATGCTGCTGAAGTATCAACCAAAGCTTTTGATGGAGTGTTGAGTGCGCTTCCTGATACTGACAAAATAAAGGTACGACAGACCTATGAGATCTGTCAAAATTACACAGTAATCACAATTAAATTTATTGTAGGAACAATCGGACCATATTACACAGGGACTCCTTAAAATTAAGGAAGAATCTACcaaagctttcgaaaatgttcaGAATGGTTTACCAGATCCCTTATTATTTCAagtacttatattattatgttctAAGTATATTATTACAAAAGTTTTTATTGAATCATgttaaaagtcaaagtttttttatCGGCTACATGTATTTATAAGTGTGTCTAGTAGTAGTACTGCATGCCACAATGACTACCCTGTACTTTCTTTCATCCTGGCCGCACCATTTTAGTCTTATTTCATCTATATACTGCAGGGCATCTTTTTTCACTTTCATTATCCTCCTTATCTCTTCATTTGATATCCCGCCTCTTCTTCAGTCCACAGCACCTCCTTCAGTATTCCATTTCTATCGTCAGAATGCTCGtttggtttttttgtttatgatcCAAATTTTTACTGCATATAAATATCATCATGCTTcgtattattgttttgtatactattctttttttattcttaCATTGCATTATGGAGTTGTATTAGACACGATCTTGTTTGCCCCGATCTATTTTTTATCTCTGCTTCTATCGTTGCGTGTTTCGGGTTTCGacattataatatttaaattgCTGGGTTCCTTTTATTTCTATGTGTTTTTCTATTTCCAAATATTTAACGACTTTGAAGACTTTGTAAACTACCTACATGTCTTATCGTACTTTGTGAAAGATTATGACGTCTTCCTAGATCTTCTATTAAGAGTGCGAGTTTTCATATTGTACATAGAGTAGCCGATAAACAAATACTGAAAAACAATATACTTAGCATTCCTAAAATTATAGAACAAGTCCAAAGACATAACTGAAGCTTTAACAGCAGCAGCTGCAAGCTCTACTAAAGCTTTTGAAGCAATTAATTCTTCATTACCAGATCCCCTAGACCTAAAGGTATTCactacatatttgtataatatacaTCGCTAAAGATACatatattttagaaaaaatcTGATCAAATTATAGATGCCTTGAATAAGGCGAACGAATCGTCCAACACATCATTTGATAGCATTACAAATCTTCTACCAGATCCAACAAAAATTCAGGTATATATttaatacttacttttttctcGCAGTACAAAGTTAATGTTGTAGGAAAAATCCCAAATCATTGCAAAAACTCTAACCGATATAACTGAAGAATCAAATAAAGCTTTTGACAGAATTAATGATATAATACCCAAACCAGATGGGCTGCAGGTAATACATAAAGTATGTAATAttctatataatataataaatcgATTAAACTTGTAGAGTAAATCCAAAGAAATAACTGATGCGATAGGAAATATAGGAGAGACTTGTAACAAGGCGTTTCAAAATATAGAAAGCGTTTTGCCAGACGCTACTATAATACAGGTATATACAAATTATGGTTCTTATatatctaataaaataatatattggatcaaatttcagaaaacgtcaaataaattatCAGACTCAATTAAAGATGCCACCGAATCTACAGATAAAGCTTTTTTGGATATACAAAATTGTTTACCAGATCCAAAAAAGATCGAGGTATTTGTGCCATGTAACAATAATtttataacaataataattaaagtaaattttaGGCTCAGTATACAAATATTAAAGACTCAATATCTTTAGCAAACAACAAATCTCAACAAGCTTTCGAAGGAATTCAAAGTATGTTACCAGATTCTAGTGAAATAGAGGTACTAGAATAAAATTTGAACAACCTTTCAGCCTATTAACATATTTGATTTTAGAAAGAGacaaataaaattgtagaaatattGGCGAATGTAACAAAAAGTTCAAACAAAGCTTTTGAAGACATAAAAGCGCATGTAGCTGACCCTATAGAACTACAGGTAAATCAAAACaacaaatataaacaatttacacaatttgtttattatttgtagGAAAAATCACAGCAAATTTTGGATTTGTTAACTAAAACAGTTGATTACTACAATAATgctttaaaaaatatcaaagattCTGTCCCAGATTCATCAAAACTTCAACAGGTTGAAGAagaaattgttaaaataaatacGGACTCAAGTCAGGCAATTGAAAATATccttaaagttttaaaaaacgaGCCAGATTTGCAGGTAACAACTTATAGTAAGTgaaaatctttaaaatgcacttgAAAATGACTTAAATGTCACTTGAATATGACTTGTGTTACACTTCTTTGTCTTTGTTAGCTAATTATCAGTATTGGCTCTCCAATCCGTGGTAGATCTTGGGCTAGGATCTCTTGATCTAGATCCAAAATTCAGAGTTGATATAGactagatatttatattttttccaGTCTCTCTATTTGCTGCCCACACAAAGTTAGTTGTTCATTATTTGTCGGACCTTCTGATATTAAAACTTATTGataaacaataataatataagactaagttttcactctaatggcatataaaacagcataatgctattctacactccaccagaatgaaaacaatgggaaccttctctggttacacctccggggcttctacaatatgcaagtcatacggatgctgagactaaggaagatgagggaattctacaatttacaatttgctttttcagcatccgtatggcttgcatattgtagaagcctcggaggtgtaaccagagaaggttcccattgttttcattctgatggggtgtagaatagcattatattgttttatatgccattagagtgaaaacttagtcttgggtttgttttggttggatcagggagagcagcatatgtgcctcctgatgagagactaataaattcCGAAACCGGTAGATAGTCCGTGTgttgagaccgctcccgtctgaaaaaaaattctgattcggtttctttgtggattcctattcaaaaatgtcttctttaaacaaatcagaagggtgccgggcggaatttttgggcagaaattgtttaaacaattttttaaacaaatacaaaagatcatgtttttttgctctggagcatatatttttagattttttgggtcaatctaaacaagaaaggtatcttgtaaattttctcagaaattgatagttttcgagttataggcgatttaaaatctgaaaaatgcgaaaatacgcattttcgaggcttaaaaactcatatttaaattagtatttttgaggttgccagatacttacaTTGAAGACTGAAccttcagcttcaagattctgaagagtgatcgcgtctaactttaatgtataatgttattttttaattgttaaatatgcgtgtttatccgatttttttgccggtgcggcgcgctctatttcaaaaatctccaatttttctccgaaaaatatttttttagattctttgtgatgttctaaataaaatatgtttcttgccatttttctgaaaaattaatagtttttaagttataagcgatataaaatccgaaaaatgacaaaaaaacgcattttcggattttaaatcgcttataactttaaaactattaacttttgagaaaaatggcaattaacatattttatttagaatatcacaaagaatctagaaaaaatatttttcggaggaaaataggagatttttgaaatggagcacGCCGCagcggcaaaaaaatcggataaacacgaatatttaacaattaaaaaataacggtataaattaaagttagacgagatcactcttcagaatcttgaagctgaatgttcagtctttaatctaagtatctggcaacctcaaaaataaattaaaatatgagttCTTAAGCCTCGaatatgcgtattttcgcatttttcatattttaaatcgcctataactccaaaactgtcaatttctgagaaaatttacaagatacctttcttgtttagattgacccaaaaaatctaaaaatatatgttccagagcaaaaaaacatgatcttttgtatttgtttaataaaattgtttaaacaatttctgcccaaaaattccgcccggcacccttcagatttgtttaaaggggacatctttgaataggaatccacaaagaaaccgaatcagaaatttttccagacgggagctgtctcaccacatggactaagaggtgcttgctgcactctctgattggactagaatatggttcggctgtattttcgttttgcaacgaaattgaaaatggctattcatttttaataataataaagttCATACAATTTTTTGCATACACGATTACATGATGCGATCGtaacttttttccaattttaaaGCCTTTATATCTACGAACCTACCTAAAGTTATTTTCAAgtgtatttgaaaatattacatcttCCAAAACAAGTTGTTTAACCATATATTCCAGAGCAAATCCAAAGATATTATAGACACAATTACAAATTCAATTGAAAGCTCCAACAAAGCTATCGAAAGTATTAATTCTGCAATACCAGCTGCCTTTGACAAGATAAATAAGTCTGTCCCAGATGTTTCCACGATTGAGGTAATATTCTCAACCCCATTAACGTAGTGCAAACTCTAGCTTGTGGTTTTTAGAAAGTTGCCAGTCAAATAGCAACTGAAGCTGAAAAATCCAAAAGTGCCATTGAAAAAGTTAACCAAGGGTTGCCACAGATTTTTGACGGTATCCAAAAGTCTATACCAGATGAAAAGCAAATAAAGGTAATAGAATACCAGCATGTTGGTAATATAGTTTAATTCGTTATATTATAGGAATTATCTGAAAAGCTAGTGAGTGATGCTACAAATTCAAGCAAGGCCATTGATAATCTAGCCAAATTTATACCAACTCTTTTCGATAACATTCAATCTTTTCTCCCACAACAAGATAAGATACAGGTACAATTTCAAAccattttggtatatttttattaaagcATGAAAAAATTATAGGAAATGGCTAACATAGTAGCagaaaggtcaaaaatatctACCGAAGCCATAGAAAATTTGGGCAGCAGCTTACCAAAAGCTTTTGAGCAAATCCAGAAGGTTATACCCGATTCAGTAAAATTACAGGTATGAAATGTGTGCACTATAATTCACTCAGTAAGCTTAAACTAACTCTATTATAGAATCTACTAAATAAAATTGTTGAAGAAGCTGAAAAGTCGAATAAGGAGATCGATGAAATGGTGAAGGTTGTACCAAAGTCTTTTGGAAACATTCAGAGTGCTATACCAGATTCTACAAAAATAGAGGTAAAACTGTTGAACTGTTATAATgttttttttcgaaaattattttattttagcaACTAGCTAAAGTACTAGCAGAAGAAGCAACCAAATCAACTGAGTCAATTGACAAACTTAGCACGGCTTTGCCTAAAGTTTTTAATCAACTTCAAACAGCCATACCAGATTCCCAGAAAATACAGGTACATTATGTTATATAAAAGTATACAGTGAGCGCCTAAAGGTtgcaataaattcattttctcgagaatggacgattttgtaaaaaaatcctgaaacaagtcaatttttatttttaaattatgactttttggcatatatatcatactagtgacgtcactcatctgggcgtgatgacgtcatcgatgattttttaaatgggaataggggtcgtgtgatagctcattcgaaagataattcaattctctattcagtaatataacaattaacataatcatttatacagggtgcccaaaaaaatttttggattaaatttactgacctaaaaagaagaatgcaagtaatttatttatatcaaaatacgATATAcagctctcagaaaacagaaaaaaatgtttatttgaaaattaatcattgcttttcgcttaaattaaatgttcaaactgtcataaggaaggtgggtggctgctttaatactgaatttaagcaaaaatagtatattattcaacgagcatgtaatgatggctattactcacgatgatgaagtttgcgacacgagccgtaggcgagtgtcgtaattcatcagagtgagtaatagccattacatgcgagtagaatactatacttttctacgactttttttattttaattagtaaaaaatttaattatcaactactcgagatttaaattataataatttacagaaatacctaaatgctatttacccctagtacgtggctgaataattggttgcttaCTATTACTacattcttatttattgtaaaaatacaactagaaatagtcaatataaattCTATTCGTCTTCGAAAAaatataagcttaaatttgtacctactgtcagtgaatctaataaataggaaatggctgttgtcggtggacataatttcataatatatagttataatgtatatttttatatttacatttaactatatataatataataatatataactatacataatatgttatagcatatttaacacaatataacttgaaaaacaaacacaatattagttataaattccaattaacataaacaaaatgctaatgtcactgtcactaaattaaatgataaacgtcaaaatttttagtaaacaagatataaacgtacaaaatatactgacattgttacagttaaaattcctttaaaaatttttcgaagttaattattggtataaattacaataattattgtattaaataaacaagtttaagtaattttatttgcagtttatatacgattaatattaaaagtggcatgcgccacttgaatctaacttcaccccgtgagtaatgacccgtgagtaacttcagcccgtgagtaatgaattattactcacgggtacagtaatgggtgctattatctatgaaaaaatagcgaataatgagcatgtaattaaacggtcgtagaaaaacaatatttatttgtcaaataaacataatTTCCTGCTTTCGgataggagtaaaatgtattttgggttaaataaattacacacattcttctttttctgtcaataaatttaattaaaaaaaatttttttggacaccctgtataaataattatgttaatgtttatattactgaatagagaattgagttacctttcaaatgagctatgacacgacccctattctcattaaaaaatcgtagatgacgtcatcacgcccagatgggtgacgtcactagtatgatatatatgtcaaaaagtctcaatttaaaaataaaaattgacgtgtttcgggatttttaCCAAAAATCGTCCATTCTgtagaaaatgaatttattccaacctttacgtgcccactgtatattaaaatttagcTCTGTTGCTTTTGTAGCAAATAAGTGACAACGTAGTTCAAGAGCTCCAAGTAACGAAAACCAAACTAGACGATTTAAACACTAGTTTGCCAAAATTGTTTGACGACATACAAACTTCTGTACCAGAGATATCAGAGATACAGGTACATATAATTCCGATTTCTGTACTTCTTGTAATTGTTACAATTTAACTTTTAGACAAAGTCCAAAGAGATTATTGAAGCACTAGCTTCAGGTTCCAAAAATTCAaacaaagatttggaaaatattaagaCTGTTTTACCACAAGTATTCGAGAGCATTCAGACATCTTTACCAGACCCAATAAAAATACAGGTAAAATTTGGCCTTGATTTTGAACTAAAATTAGTATCctaaaaggtatatattttagCAAGTTGCCGCTAATATTAAAAACACAGCTGAAAACACTACGAACGCTTTGGAAAACTTGGAAAACTCTATACCAGATCCTGGAATCATACAAGTAAATCAAATATCACACATGGTTTTACTTTATTTAATATTAACTATTTTAGGAGAAATCTAAAGATATTACTACATTACTGAAATCTACAATTGAAGACACTAATAAAGCATTTGATAATATCAAAGAGCTTTTGCCAGAATTTGTAAAGATACAGGTAtataataattcaatattaatgaGACTTGATAGTGGAAGTTATTCTTTTGTTATTTCAGAATAAAACAAGTAGTATTGGGGACatgttaaaaaataatgaaagttcATCTGACGAACATCCTAAAAACACTACAAATAGATATATTGATTTGGATTTTCAGGTAgtcgtatttaaaaaaattaagttcttTATTACCTAATACAAGGAACTTTGGGCAGCAATCAATGATTCAAAATGATTTTATAGTAAAGTATTCGTTTTTTCTTAATAAATTAGATAATATATATTT from Diabrotica virgifera virgifera chromosome 5, PGI_DIABVI_V3a includes these protein-coding regions:
- the LOC114327866 gene encoding uncharacterized protein LOC114327866 isoform X3, which encodes MDNQWNQFLHEKAYDMSSFLDDIENVKFDEQAIHKMQQEPTPKKVNPETDNIVLDLDDLIKGYKDDQTPVDQSTKTKQTKPKQNNSQDNLLTKDKRTVSHAVQGAKKSVSVNSDFELVKKESLNRQPFDMFHLKPSKPPDDSLSDMFNLNGYHDSSPSSEPVEEEVMAAKQVKSVEFGLFPDPLHLKDNAANATSSKATATPKPIPDPLGLLDKSKQVQENIDKTKQDIHNFITDPFGLKEKARQKEEQASKDSKVEPTNPIINIPSLPDPLNLQEKTKQIIDSLKNAADDANAAFDSISSKLPDPLKLKEKSDTLADAVKNTIETSEKALTDIKTLLPDPVKIQEQTKDISAAMSEAAENFNKAIDNIQNAIPNPTQLQEKSNEIKAALEKTAEESLKAIENIESFIPNPAKFHEKSQVISDALKNAEKASIESFENISKVLPDPTKLTDKSKAISEAIDSASQNSIKALDDITSSIPDPLHLQEKSKQISDSIKSVAENSQKALETIHAALPDPLKLQEKSSEIAATIKNATEASHKMLDEIQGNISESFKLEEKSSNIVSSIKKVAENSDKALESITVSLPDPLKIQEASNKIATTLGDISKSIPDPLEFQEKSKKILEGIKTLAESSTKSLEEITGSIPDPAEIKDKCTKVTAALKTVADTSTKAFDDINKAVVDPAQLQTAASKITDDLKVSSDATVKALLAINNMVPDPRKFQEHFVKLATNVKTLGEAANVGLENIQKAIPNASDLQLKSTQISKAIADTVENSNKAFDSITTALPDPTNFQKQSQQITEALASTTENTSKAFASIKTALPDPTKLEEQSKKVSEALVDIAEKSTKAFDTIYSTIPDPKTIQDSSKKITEAISTVAEESLTAFKSIESSLPDPLKLQEKTKEITSALTKSAEISSKALESIISTVPDPQVLQDKSKQIADSITDLAENSNKALEGIHKALPDPLQIQSKSKEITELLTNAADSTLKAFSTIESGIPDSINIQAGTKKITEMLQDVEKNSTKALEDIKTVLPDPVKIQNETQLITKALADTVQKSNEAFESIQKAVPGVLEIQNKSTKITDALTEANDKFTKVFDNIESVLPNTLQIENKSKEISDALANAAEVSTKAFDGVLSALPDTDKIKEQSDHITQGLLKIKEESTKAFENVQNGLPDPLLFQNKSKDITEALTAAAASSTKAFEAINSSLPDPLDLKKKSDQIIDALNKANESSNTSFDSITNLLPDPTKIQEKSQIIAKTLTDITEESNKAFDRINDIIPKPDGLQSKSKEITDAIGNIGETCNKAFQNIESVLPDATIIQKTSNKLSDSIKDATESTDKAFLDIQNCLPDPKKIEAQYTNIKDSISLANNKSQQAFEGIQSMLPDSSEIEKETNKIVEILANVTKSSNKAFEDIKAHVADPIELQEKSQQILDLLTKTVDYYNNALKNIKDSVPDSSKLQQVEEEIVKINTDSSQAIENILKVLKNEPDLQSKSKDIIDTITNSIESSNKAIESINSAIPAAFDKINKSVPDVSTIEKVASQIATEAEKSKSAIEKVNQGLPQIFDGIQKSIPDEKQIKELSEKLVSDATNSSKAIDNLAKFIPTLFDNIQSFLPQQDKIQEMANIVAERSKISTEAIENLGSSLPKAFEQIQKVIPDSVKLQNLLNKIVEEAEKSNKEIDEMVKVVPKSFGNIQSAIPDSTKIEQLAKVLAEEATKSTESIDKLSTALPKVFNQLQTAIPDSQKIQQISDNVVQELQVTKTKLDDLNTSLPKLFDDIQTSVPEISEIQTKSKEIIEALASGSKNSNKDLENIKTVLPQVFESIQTSLPDPIKIQQVAANIKNTAENTTNALENLENSIPDPGIIQEKSKDITTLLKSTIEDTNKAFDNIKELLPEFVKIQNKTSSIGDMLKNNESSSDEHPKNTTNRYIDLDFQRTSQEMVETITNATENCNKVLTDIQKVMPDLIRVLEKSTQMVDNLSEATKKSNEIIAKLENTSAKSTEISNKILAGLEVTHLTKRYD
- the LOC114327866 gene encoding uncharacterized protein LOC114327866 isoform X2, with protein sequence MSEGDVVNTSEEVQENQEVVEESIAPVKSVKNVEAAPPNLFDIFKPKDAANADKDGAKPEDKPADGTKPADETKPADGTTEAKPNIFDVFKPKEKAYDMSSFLDDIENVKFDEQAIHKMQQEPTPKKVNPETDNIVLDLDDLIKGYKDDQTPVDQSTKTKQTKPKQNNSQDNLLTKDKRTVSHAVQGAKKESLNRQPFDMFHLKPSKPPDDSLSDMFNLNGYHDSSPSSEPVEEEVMAAKQVKSVEFGLFPDPLHLKDNAANATSSKATATPKPIPDPLGLLDKSKQVQENIDKTKQDIHNFITDPFGLKEKARQKEEQASKDSKVEPTNPIINIPSLPDPLNLQEKTKQIIDSLKNAADDANAAFDSISSKLPDPLKLKEKSDTLADAVKNTIETSEKALTDIKTLLPDPVKIQEQTKDISAAMSEAAENFNKAIDNIQNAIPNPTQLQEKSNEIKAALEKTAEESLKAIENIESFIPNPAKFHEKSQVISDALKNAEKASIESFENISKVLPDPTKLTDKSKAISEAIDSASQNSIKALDDITSSIPDPLHLQEKSKQISDSIKSVAENSQKALETIHAALPDPLKLQEKSSEIAATIKNATEASHKMLDEIQGNISESFKLEEKSSNIVSSIKKVAENSDKALESITVSLPDPLKIQEASNKIATTLGDISKSIPDPLEFQEKSKKILEGIKTLAESSTKSLEEITGSIPDPAEIKDKCTKVTAALKTVADTSTKAFDDINKAVVDPAQLQTAASKITDDLKVSSDATVKALLAINNMVPDPRKFQEHFVKLATNVKTLGEAANVGLENIQKAIPNASDLQLKSTQISKAIADTVENSNKAFDSITTALPDPTNFQKQSQQITEALASTTENTSKAFASIKTALPDPTKLEEQSKKVSEALVDIAEKSTKAFDTIYSTIPDPKTIQDSSKKITEAISTVAEESLTAFKSIESSLPDPLKLQEKTKEITSALTKSAEISSKALESIISTVPDPQVLQDKSKQIADSITDLAENSNKALEGIHKALPDPLQIQSKSKEITELLTNAADSTLKAFSTIESGIPDSINIQAGTKKITEMLQDVEKNSTKALEDIKTVLPDPVKIQNETQLITKALADTVQKSNEAFESIQKAVPGVLEIQNKSTKITDALTEANDKFTKVFDNIESVLPNTLQIENKSKEISDALANAAEVSTKAFDGVLSALPDTDKIKEQSDHITQGLLKIKEESTKAFENVQNGLPDPLLFQNKSKDITEALTAAAASSTKAFEAINSSLPDPLDLKKKSDQIIDALNKANESSNTSFDSITNLLPDPTKIQEKSQIIAKTLTDITEESNKAFDRINDIIPKPDGLQSKSKEITDAIGNIGETCNKAFQNIESVLPDATIIQKTSNKLSDSIKDATESTDKAFLDIQNCLPDPKKIEAQYTNIKDSISLANNKSQQAFEGIQSMLPDSSEIEKETNKIVEILANVTKSSNKAFEDIKAHVADPIELQEKSQQILDLLTKTVDYYNNALKNIKDSVPDSSKLQQVEEEIVKINTDSSQAIENILKVLKNEPDLQSKSKDIIDTITNSIESSNKAIESINSAIPAAFDKINKSVPDVSTIEKVASQIATEAEKSKSAIEKVNQGLPQIFDGIQKSIPDEKQIKELSEKLVSDATNSSKAIDNLAKFIPTLFDNIQSFLPQQDKIQEMANIVAERSKISTEAIENLGSSLPKAFEQIQKVIPDSVKLQNLLNKIVEEAEKSNKEIDEMVKVVPKSFGNIQSAIPDSTKIEQLAKVLAEEATKSTESIDKLSTALPKVFNQLQTAIPDSQKIQQISDNVVQELQVTKTKLDDLNTSLPKLFDDIQTSVPEISEIQTKSKEIIEALASGSKNSNKDLENIKTVLPQVFESIQTSLPDPIKIQQVAANIKNTAENTTNALENLENSIPDPGIIQEKSKDITTLLKSTIEDTNKAFDNIKELLPEFVKIQNKTSSIGDMLKNNESSSDEHPKNTTNRYIDLDFQRTSQEMVETITNATENCNKVLTDIQKVMPDLIRVLEKSTQMVDNLSEATKKSNEIIAKLENTSAKSTEISNKILAGLEVTHLTKRYD